The following coding sequences lie in one Rutidosis leptorrhynchoides isolate AG116_Rl617_1_P2 chromosome 6, CSIRO_AGI_Rlap_v1, whole genome shotgun sequence genomic window:
- the LOC139855675 gene encoding heavy metal-associated isoprenylated plant protein 39-like isoform X2 has translation MKKFILRVELNDEKDKRKAMKTVAALLDPISAVSKLRKLWPTYLVSVGPAKEPEPEKKEEPKKEEEKKEEPKKDENKEEPKKEEPKKEEVAKEEAPKEEAPKEEVKKEEPKEKEEKKSVPQEQLVGMVMPYKPYYPQMHTYYNYQPPLHHSIEENPNACVIC, from the exons ATGAAG AAATTTATACTGAGGGTGGAATTGAATGATGAGAAAGATAAGCGAAAGGCTATGAAGACTGTTGCTGCTTTATTAG ATCCAATAAGTGCAGTTAGCAAGCTTCGAAAGCTATGGCCAACGTATTTGGTGTCAGTGGGACCCGCCAAAGAACCTGAGCCCGAGAAGAAAGAGGAGcctaagaaagaagaagaaaagaaagaggAACCAAAGAAAGACGAAAATAAAGAGGAACCCAAAAAGGAAGAGCCTAAAAAGGAAGAAGTCGCAAAAGAAGAAGCTCCTAAAGAAGAAGCTCCAAAGGAAGAAGTTAAGAAAGAAGAGCctaaagaaaaagaagagaaaaaaagtGTGCCACAAGAGCAATTAGTAGGAATGGTTATGCCTTATAAACCATATTATCCTCAAATGCATACCTACTATAACTATCAACCACCACTTCACCATAGCATAGAGGAGAACCCAAATGCATGTGTTATATGTTGA
- the LOC139855675 gene encoding heavy metal-associated isoprenylated plant protein 39-like isoform X1, producing MKKFILRVELNDEKDKRKAMKTVAALLGIDSITINMKEQSLTIIGTVDPISAVSKLRKLWPTYLVSVGPAKEPEPEKKEEPKKEEEKKEEPKKDENKEEPKKEEPKKEEVAKEEAPKEEAPKEEVKKEEPKEKEEKKSVPQEQLVGMVMPYKPYYPQMHTYYNYQPPLHHSIEENPNACVIC from the exons ATGAAG AAATTTATACTGAGGGTGGAATTGAATGATGAGAAAGATAAGCGAAAGGCTATGAAGACTGTTGCTGCTTTATTAG GGATTGATTCGATCACTATAAACATGAAAGAGCAGAGCCTAACAATAATTGGAACCGTAGATCCAATAAGTGCAGTTAGCAAGCTTCGAAAGCTATGGCCAACGTATTTGGTGTCAGTGGGACCCGCCAAAGAACCTGAGCCCGAGAAGAAAGAGGAGcctaagaaagaagaagaaaagaaagaggAACCAAAGAAAGACGAAAATAAAGAGGAACCCAAAAAGGAAGAGCCTAAAAAGGAAGAAGTCGCAAAAGAAGAAGCTCCTAAAGAAGAAGCTCCAAAGGAAGAAGTTAAGAAAGAAGAGCctaaagaaaaagaagagaaaaaaagtGTGCCACAAGAGCAATTAGTAGGAATGGTTATGCCTTATAAACCATATTATCCTCAAATGCATACCTACTATAACTATCAACCACCACTTCACCATAGCATAGAGGAGAACCCAAATGCATGTGTTATATGTTGA
- the LOC139855675 gene encoding heavy metal-associated isoprenylated plant protein 39-like isoform X3, producing MKEQSLTIIGTVDPISAVSKLRKLWPTYLVSVGPAKEPEPEKKEEPKKEEEKKEEPKKDENKEEPKKEEPKKEEVAKEEAPKEEAPKEEVKKEEPKEKEEKKSVPQEQLVGMVMPYKPYYPQMHTYYNYQPPLHHSIEENPNACVIC from the coding sequence ATGAAAGAGCAGAGCCTAACAATAATTGGAACCGTAGATCCAATAAGTGCAGTTAGCAAGCTTCGAAAGCTATGGCCAACGTATTTGGTGTCAGTGGGACCCGCCAAAGAACCTGAGCCCGAGAAGAAAGAGGAGcctaagaaagaagaagaaaagaaagaggAACCAAAGAAAGACGAAAATAAAGAGGAACCCAAAAAGGAAGAGCCTAAAAAGGAAGAAGTCGCAAAAGAAGAAGCTCCTAAAGAAGAAGCTCCAAAGGAAGAAGTTAAGAAAGAAGAGCctaaagaaaaagaagagaaaaaaagtGTGCCACAAGAGCAATTAGTAGGAATGGTTATGCCTTATAAACCATATTATCCTCAAATGCATACCTACTATAACTATCAACCACCACTTCACCATAGCATAGAGGAGAACCCAAATGCATGTGTTATATGTTGA